Proteins encoded by one window of Crassostrea angulata isolate pt1a10 chromosome 9, ASM2561291v2, whole genome shotgun sequence:
- the LOC128162849 gene encoding uncharacterized protein LOC128162849, whose protein sequence is MGKTMGWRHIKVALLYLFCISIYVYIFFQIKPQALIKLKIMNGNDQSTVILEQQRKMKRKMTLCANLFKLNQSNTKTNILRFETSSDHYVHNEYRDPVLTLFTTWTATKDNYARRNTTVENWAMLKPFVVPLLFTNDEDLRERVEIKGWKTLPILKTGIGIPVLKDMYITTMSKFQSKFYAYANGDILFTDNLLLTLFGVMENIDLQNNNVLITGQRTNVLNISKQESTNFTTLREMLTTRGELFTPWAMDYFISTRNFPWKDMPDVVIGRRGFDNFLVMESQKREFMVIDATNTILAVHHTTGAGNFEHLSKGNVTYNTDLISEYYDNKTVDYRPGLSTCSKYYSDILANGQFVIRARKTFSQC, encoded by the coding sequence tcttttttcaaatcaaaccACAAGCTttgattaaattgaaaattatgaatgGAAACGACCAAAGCACGGTGATTCTTGAACAGCAGAGaaaaatgaaaaggaaaatGACTCTTTGTGCAAACCTTTTCAAACTGAACCAATCCAACACAAAAACCAACATACTGAGATTTGAAACAAGCTCCGATCACTACGTACACAATGAATATCGAGATCCAGTTTTAACTCTATTCACGACCTGGACTGCTACTAAAGACAATTATGCTCGACGAAACACAACCGTTGAAAACTGGGCGATGCTAAAACCATTTGTAGTCCCTCTACTTTTCACCAATGACGAAGACCTGCGAGAAAGGGTAGAAATTAAAGGTTGGAAAACtcttcctatcttaaaaactggtATCGGGATTCCAGTTTTAAAAGATATGTATATCACAACGATGAGTAAGTTTCAATCTAAGTTTTATGCATATGCAAATGGCGATATCTTGTTCACTGATAATCTACTATTGACGCTTTTTGGAGTAATGGAAAATATCGACCTCCAAAACAATAATGTCCTTATAACTGGTCAAAGGACAAACGTTTTGAATATATCTAAGCAGGAATCAACGAATTTTACAACGCTTAGAGAAATGCTGACAACAAGAGGAGAACTATTCACTCCATGGGCAATggattattttatatcaactagAAATTTCCCTTGGAAAGATATGCCAGATGTAGTGATAGGTAGACGTGGTTTCGATAACTTTTTAGTAATGGAGTCCCAAAAACGAGAGTTTATGGTAATCGATGCGACCAATACAATCTTAGCTGTCCATCACACTACGGGTGCAGGAAATTTCGAGCATCTTAGCAAAGGGAATGTTACATACAACACCGATCTTATATCGGAATATTATGATAACAAAACTGTTGATTATCGGCCGGGACTATCAACCTGTAGCAAGTACTACTCAGATATATTGGCAAACGGACAATTTGTCATCAGGGCTAGAAAGACATTTTCACAATGTTGA